Proteins from a genomic interval of Lycium ferocissimum isolate CSIRO_LF1 chromosome 2, AGI_CSIRO_Lferr_CH_V1, whole genome shotgun sequence:
- the LOC132046611 gene encoding 3-ketoacyl-CoA synthase 6, producing MPEPVPNFSNSVKLKYVKLGYQYLVNNFLTFLLVPIMAGLSMEVIKVGPEEILSIWNSLNFDLVQILCSSFLIIFVATVYFMSKPRSIYLVDYSCYKAPVTCRVPFSTFMEHSRLILKDNPKSVEFQMRILERSGLGEETCLPPSTHYIPPQPTMESARQEAEVVIFTVIDDLMKKTGLKPKDIDILIVNCSLFSPTPSLSAMVVNKYKLRSNIKSYNLSGMGCSAGLISIDLARDLLQVVPNSCALVVSTEIITPNYYQGAERAMLLPNCLFRMGGAAILLSNKRKDSYRAKYRLMHVVRTHKGADDKAFRCVFQQEDPQGKVGINLSKDLMVIAGEALKSNITTIGPLVLPASEQLLFLFTLIGRKIFNPKWKAYIPDFKQAFEHFCIHAGGRAVIDELQKNLQLSAEHVEASRMTLHKFGNTSSSSLWYEMNYIEAKGRMKKGDRVWQIAFGSGFKCNSAVWKCNRTIKKPTDGPWADCIDRYPVFIPEIVKL from the exons ATGCCAGAGCCAGTCCCAAATTTCTCGAACTCAGTTAAGCTGAAATATGTGAAGCTTGGGTACCAATACCTTGTGAATAATTTCCTGACATTCTTGCTAGTCCCTATAATGGCTGGGCTCTCCATGGAGGTAATTAAAGTAGGCCCTGAAGAAATACTAAGTATTTGGAATTCACTCAACTTTGATCTAGTCCAAATCTTATGTTCTTCTTTCCTCATCATTTTCGTAGCCACAGTTTATTTCATGTCAAAACCAAGATCCATTTACTTAGTAGATTACTCATGTTACAAGGCTCCCGTTACCTGTAGAGTACCATTTTCAACTTTCATGGAACACTCACGTTTAATCTTGAAAGACAATCCCAAAAGTGTCGAATTCCAAATGCGAATTCTTGAAAGGTCAGGCCTTGGTGAAGAAACATGTTTGCCACCTTCAACTCATTACATCCCTCCacaaccaacaatggaatctGCTAGGCAAGAAGCTGAGGTTGTCATATTCACTGTTATTGATGACTTGATGAAGAAAACAGGACTTAAGCCTAAAGATATCGATATTCTTATCGTTAACTGCAGCTTGTTTTCTCCAACTCCATCTTTATCTGCCATGGTGGTGAACAAGTACAAGTTGAGAAGTAACATAAAAAGTTACAATCTTTCTGGTATGGGATGTAGTGCTGGTTTAATTTCAATTGATTTGGCTAGGGACCTTCTTCAAGTGGTTCCAAATTCATGTGCTTTAGTTGTAAGTACTGAAATTATTACTCCTAATTATTACCAAGGCGCAGAGAGAGCAATGTTACTTCCAAATTGTTTGTTCAGAATGGGAGGTGCTGCTATACTTTTGtccaataaaagaaaagatagttACAGAGCAAAGTACAGATTAATGCATGTGGTGAGAACACATAAAGGTGCTGATGATAAGGCATTTAGATGTGTGTTTCAACAAGAAGATCCACAAGGGAAAGTTGGTATTAATCTTTCAAAAGACCTTATGGTTATAGCAGGGGAAGCTTTGAAGTCCAATATTACTACTATTGGTCCTTTGGTTCTTCCAGCCTCGGAGCAGCTTCTTTTCTTATTCACTCTCATtggaaggaaaattttcaaccCCAAATGGAAAGCTTATATTCCAGATTTCAAGCAAGCATTTGAACACTTTTGTATCCATGCTGGTGGAAGAGCTGTTATTGATGAGCTTCAGAAGAACCTCCAGTTATCTGCTGAGCATGTTGAGGCTTCAAGAATGACTCTCCACAAATTTG GTAACACTTCGTCTTCTTCACTATGGTATGAGATGAATTACATTGAGGCAAAAGGAAGGATGAAAAAAGGTGACAGAGTTTGGCAAATTGCATTTGGAAGTGGATTCAAGTGTAACAGTGCTGTTTGGAAGTGTAATCGCACAATCAAGAAACCAACGGATGGACCATGGGCAGATTGCATTGATAGGTACCCAGTGTTCATCCCAGAGATTGTCAAGCTGTAA
- the LOC132047845 gene encoding uncharacterized protein LOC132047845 → MLHNVLIWLDLLRHYNRKNASSRCLMKIDLRKAYDMVSWEFLEEALTGFGFPDKFIQWIMICVSTTKFSVKISGERHGYFAGKRGLRCLKTMSNLPDFRFHPMCKSLQLTHLIFADDLMIFCKGNVSSVSRAMEALAHFSAATGLVANMDKSSIFLAGVDDSTRDQLLARTGFTSILKEVDKICRVYMWGRTEEKQKVALVSWERICYPKKQGGLNIKSSRDWNIASVGKLLWQLIMCKESLWVKWVYGIYMKDNINIWEHKPPIDCSWYWKKLNSLKARMQGWYVQGRYHLTERGEYTITRSYLAIVGQEVRLRTTDLIWTSMAQPKHRFLAWLAVQGRLLTKERMLKLHIQVDEVNCCLSAAQVMETTAHLFVE, encoded by the exons ATGTTGCATAATGTATTGATCTGGCTTGATCTTCTAAGGCATTACAATAGGAAGAATGCATCTTCTAGATGCCTCATGAAAATTGACCTTAGAAAGGCATATGACATGGTGAGTTGGGAATTTCTAGAAGAGGCATTAACTGGGTTTGGTTTCCCTGATAAGTTCATACAGTGGATCATGATATGTGTATCAACTACCAAATTTTCAGTTAAGATTAGTGGTGAAAGACATGGTTATTTTGCTGGTAAGAGAGGACTTAG GTGTTTGAAGACAATGAGTAATTTGCCTGATTTTAGATTTCATCCAATGTGTAAATCCTTGCAGCTAACTCATCTCATATTTGCTGACGACTTGATGATATTCTGTAAAGGAAATGTGAGCTCAGTAAGTAGAGCCATGGAGGCTTTGGCTCATTTTAGTGCAGCTACTGGTTTGGTAGCTAATATGGATAAATCTAGCATTTTCTTGGCTGGAGTAGATGATAGCACCAGAGATCAACTATTGGCAAGAACTGGGTTTACA AGCATTCTCAAAGAGGTAGACAAGATATGCAGAGTTTATATGTGGGGCAGAACAGAGGAGAAGCAGAAAGTTGCGCTAGTTTCATGGGAAAGAATCTGTTATCCTAAGAAACAAGGTGGACTAAATATTAAAAGTAGTAGAGACTGGAACATCGCTTCTGTGGGTAAGTTGTTATGGCAACTGATCATGTGTAAAGAATCACTATGGGTCAAATGGGTTTACGGTATCTATATGAAGGACAACATTAATATTTGGGAACACAAACCACCCATAGATTGTAGTTGGTATTGGAAGAAACTTAATTCACTTAAGGCCAGAATGCAAGGATGGTATGTTCAAGGCAGGTACCACCTTACAGAAAGGGGTGAATACACCATTACTAGAAGTTATTTGGCAATTGTGGGACAAGAAGTCAGGCTAAGGACAACTGATTTAATTTGGACATCTATGGCTCAACCTAAGCACAGATTTCTAGCATGGTTGGCAGTCCAAGGAAGACTACTTACAAAGGAAAGAATGCTTAAGCTTCATATCCAGGTGGATGAAGTAAACTGCTGCTTATCTGCAGCTCAAGTTATGGAGACAACTGCTCACTTGTTTGTTGAGTGA